DNA sequence from the Cohnella herbarum genome:
TTGGGGCATGCGGACGTTACGGCAACCGGATTCGCCAGCGGATATAACGGACAATACATTCAGGATCGGGTGAAAGCCGCCGGCATTCGGGAGGAGTTCGTCGAAGCATCGGGCGAGTCGAGAATATGTCTTAACGTTATCGATCGGGGCGACGGTTCGTCGACGGAGCTATTGGAACCCGGGCCGGAAGTTGGCGCGGAGCACTTGGAGACGTTCAGACGGAAGCTTAAGCGGTTAAGCGCGGAATCCGCGCTCGTCATCTTCTCCGGAAGTATTCCGTCGGGATTGCCGGTTGGCTTATATGCCGAATTGATCGGCATATCCCGTGCGGAGGGAGCCGAAGTGTTCCTCGATACGAGCGGCGAAGCATTGATTCAGGGGACGAAGGCGAAGCCCTCGTTCATTAAACCGAACGAAGACGAGATCGTTGCTTTGCTGGGCAATGAAGGAGGAGATCTCTATGAAGGCGTTCTTTCATTGCAAGCGCAAGGGATCGCTAACGTCGCGGTTACGTTGGGAGCGGACGGAGCCGTGGCCGCGGTCTCGGGCCAACGATATCGCATAACGATTCCGGGCATCGCTCCGGTAAATACGGTCGGGAGCGGGGATTCTTTCGTTGCCGGCTTTGCTTACGGGTTCGTCCGAAATTGGCCGGCAGAGGAATGTCTGAGGTACGCTGCCGCTGCGGGAAGCGCGAATGCGTTATCGCCTACGACGGGCGACGTCGATCCCGACGACCATCGTCGGTTGCTCCGTCAAATAACCGTGGAACCGTGGAAGAGTTAACCGCTCCATCTAAGGTTACTCTCCCATAAGTTCCGCGTAAGTTCGGCGGGCCAGTAAAGGTTCATCGGTCCCCATGACCAGAGCGCGGCCGTCCGCGAACAGCAAGAACGTAATGCCGCCAGGTAAATGCAGACGTAACGAGTAGGGGTTCAACTCGGTACGGCCTGCTTTGCTTAGGCGGCTTTCTATCGTTCCAAGGCCGATCGATAAGGGTCTTGCCGGGGAAACTTGAACCGTGTTCCTGCCGCAAAGAGCAGCGGTTATCGTCTCTTGCGTCTCGTCTCCGTCCAAAAGCTCGAACCGACGTTCGCCGCATACGGGGCAGGAGGCTCTTCGGGCGTCTTTGACCGATAAAGAGTGCCATTGGTGTTGCCAGAGATCGATCTGAAGCAGGGAACCGTGCAACGCCTCGGGCTGGCCCGTTAATAGCTTGATCGCTTCCATCACCTGAACGGACGCGATCGTGTCGATGATCGGGGAGAGAACGCCCGCCGTCTCGCAGGTATCCAACGCACCTCCGGGCGGAGGCACGGGAAACAAGCAGCTTAAGCAGGGCGTTGAATCCGGCTGGATGGTCAGAGTCATTCCGGATGCCCCTACCGCGCCTCCGTAAATCCACGGAATCCGATGTTTAACGCTGAATTCGTTGATCAAATACCGAACGCCGAAGTTATCGGTTCCGTCCATTACGATATCGGCTTCGGATAGAAGCGATTCCGCATTATAAGAGGACAGGTCCGCTACCCGGGAAATCACGCGAATGCCGCTGTTGATCGCCGATAGCCGAGAGGCCGCCGCGATGGCTTTCGGGGTGCCGTTCAGGGCATCGTTCTCGTCGTAGAGCAGTTGACGCTGCAGATTGCTTCGATCCACGATGTCCCGATCTATTAAGGTTAGCTTGCCTACGCCTGCGCGGGCCATATGGTTGGCGATGACGCAGCCGAGCGCTCCGACGCCCACGATAACCGCATGGGCTTCCAGTAAGCGGGCTTGCCCGGATTGACCGATCGCGGCATATCTTACTTGCCGGGCATACCGCGAATCCCCTTGAATAGAAGTCATGTTATTTCTCCTCCGGGGTGTCCAACGTAGCGGTCGGATCCCATGGCCCTAGCTGATGCCCCTTCCATTCCGTACCGTCCTCGTAAACTTCTTTTTTCCAAATCGGAACTTTCTGTTTCAATCTTTCGATGGCATAACGGCTTGCTTCATAGGAGGCGGCGCGATGAGAGGAGGAAACGGCGATAACGACGCTGATTTCTCCGATTCCGACCGTACCTGTCCGATGGGTAATCGCGCATAAAGTACCGGGCCAACGGGCTGAAATTTCTTCCCCGATCTGAGCGAGGGCGGACACGGCCATAGGGACGTAAGCCTCGTATTCCAAGGTTACGGTTCTCTGGCCGGCGGTCCACTCCCTTGTCGTCCCGATGAACGCGATCGCTGCGCCGTGATCCGGGTGGTATACTTTGTTCAATACGCCGTTCACGTCTATCAGGCTATCGATGATGGCGTATCTTGAATGTTCCGACGACTGGTCTTCGGATTGCGAAGCTTTATCCGTTCCTCCGGAAACCGGAGGCAACAAAGCAAGCTCGTCCGAGCAGCTTACGAGGGTTTCATCGTTGGCATAGCTATGATTGCACGCCAAGAAGCTGACGGATAGAATATCGGCGTGCTGCGGAAACTTGTCGGCCAACCGCTGTTTGATCTGTCCCGCCTTCAATCGGGATTCTTCCCATTCCAGCTGAACGGAGCGCGTTTCGATGCGCTCCGCGAGTCCCGCGAATAATGAAATCGTCCACGTGTTCGTCATCTCTTATGTACAACTTCCTTCCGTTAAACCTGAAACCTTAGTACGTCAAGCATACCATATCGACCGTGAAAATGTTATGCTAGAAGGACGCTATTCAAGTAACGAAGGAGTGGGTGGAGATGCCGGATTTAATGGATCGGTTCGGGAGGCACCATACATACCTGCGTATTTCCGTGACCGACCGTTGCAACTTGAGATGCCTTTACTGCATGCCGGAAGAAGGCATGGTTTTCATGGAGCAAGACAAACTATTATCCTACCCGCAGATCATTGAAGTCGCATCGGCGGCTACGAAGCTGGGCATAAGGAAGTTCAGGATTACCGGAGGGGAACCGCTCGTAAGACCCGGCCTGGAACAATTGATCGCGGGACTGTCCGCGCTGCCCGGCGTAGATGATATTTCGCTGACGACGAACGGATTATTGTTGGCGCCGCAAGCCGCCAAGTTAAAGCAGGCAGGGTTGAAACGCGTGAATATCAGTCTGGATACGATGGATGCGACCCGATTTAAATTTATCGCCCGCCGCGGCGATCTGAATAAAGTATGGGAAGGAATCGAGGCCGCGGTCCAGGCGGGGTTAACCCCGATCAAGCTGAATTGCGTGCTGCTTAAAGGAGTTAACGAGGATGAAATCGGACGGTTTCTGAAGTTATCCCTGGAGCATCCGATGCACGTCCGGTTTATCGAGTACATGCCGATCGGTCATGACGATGCGGGGTGGAGAGAACACTATTTGCCATTAACCAGAGTCATCGAAGAGGCCGGGAAGCTCGGTTATTCCCTAGAGCAGGTGGAAGGCCCGAAAGGAAGCGGTCCCTCCGACAATTGGCGGATCGCCGGAGGCGTAGGCACGTTCGGGCTGATTCATCCGATCAGCGAGCATTTCTGCAAAAGCTGCAATCGGCTGAGGCTAACGGCCGACGGACATCTCAAACCTTGCTTGTATTGGGTAGACGAATTAAACGTCAAGCCCGCGCTTGGGTCGCCTGAAGCGATGGAGCGGTTGTTCCTCAAGTCGATGGACATTAAGCCGGAAAATCACGAAATGGCGGCATTGCTTGCGGGAGAAAAACAAAGCCACGTGCCGACGGAGCGGCGTATGTCGCAAATCGGCGGTTAGGAGAGAAGACATTTGTCCGTGACCGTAATATTGCCTAACGAAGAGAAGTCCACGACGACGCCCGAAGCGAAGGCGGTGCTGGCGGGTTTAAGCTTTCCCGTCGGCGAGGTTTCGCGGGATCGATTAAGTAAAGGGTTGAAAACCCGATGAACGAGGCGACGGTAACTCTCACGCTGCTGCACACCAACGATCTCCACAGCCACTTCGAAGAAGCTTCCCGAATCGCCGGTTATTTCTCGAGAGTGAGACAGGAAGTTGACCCCGACAAACTTATCGCGGTCGACAGCGGAGATTTTCTGGATCGCGCGCGAATGGAAACCGAAGGGACGAAAGGATTCGTAAACAGAGCGGTTGTCGAGTACATAGGTTACGATGCGGTTATGCTCGGAAATAACGAAGGATTAAGCTACACCCCGATGGAATTGGACGTTTTATTCCAAGGGATGTCCGTTCCGGTCGTGTGCGCGAACATGGTCTATCAAGAAACCGCGAGATGCCCTTCCTGGATGGTTCCCGAGATCAAGCTGACGAAGTCGGGGGTACGCATCGGGATGATCGGCCTGACGGCTCCGTATAACGATTATTACGAGCTGCTCGGTTGGAAATCGGCGGATCCTCTTGAGACGCTGCAAGCGGAAATCGTTCGCCTGCGTCGCGAAGTGGACGTATTGATCCTGATTTCGCATCTTGGGCTGCGCTCCGATGAGCGTATTGCTTCATCGGTCGACGGAATCGATCTCATTCTGGGCGGGCATACCCATCATCTGCTCGAAGTCCCTCTCTTCGTCGGCCAAACCGCGATCTGCGCGGCCGGAAAATTCGGCGGCCATGTCGGACACCTGGAATTGGAACTTGGGTCCGACAACAAGCTGATTAAGATTACCGGAGGCAGTTATTCTACCGTCGATTTTCCAAGGGACTTCGGACTGGACAATCTGGTTGGCGAATATCGCGAACAAGCCGGCCGGAGCATGAACCGCGAAATCGCGAAGTTGGCTAAGCCATTGGAATGTCGCCATGATCGCGAATCCGCTTTGCCGACGTTGTTGGCAAGCGCAATACGTCAATTGGCCGACGCGGACATGGGGCTCGTCAATGCGGGACAATTCCTTCGGGGACTTCCTGCCGGGCCGGTAACGGAAGAGACGATTCATGCGATCTGTCCGTCCCCGATTAACCCGTGCGTCGTGAAACTGAAAGGCAGCTGGATCGTTCGGTCTCTAGAGGAGAGCTTACTGCCGGAATTTCAGGATCTGGAGTTTCGTGGTTTCGGTTTCCGGGGCAAGGTGTTAGGGACGTTATGCTTGGACGGTCTGGACGTTACCGCCGATCTTGCTGAGGCGCCTTATCATCGGGTTAAGG
Encoded proteins:
- a CDS encoding 1-phosphofructokinase family hexose kinase, with product MNPIITTVTLNAAIDKTYYVPALAKGKVTRVAEVVATAGGKGINVARVLKQLGHADVTATGFASGYNGQYIQDRVKAAGIREEFVEASGESRICLNVIDRGDGSSTELLEPGPEVGAEHLETFRRKLKRLSAESALVIFSGSIPSGLPVGLYAELIGISRAEGAEVFLDTSGEALIQGTKAKPSFIKPNEDEIVALLGNEGGDLYEGVLSLQAQGIANVAVTLGADGAVAAVSGQRYRITIPGIAPVNTVGSGDSFVAGFAYGFVRNWPAEECLRYAAAAGSANALSPTTGDVDPDDHRRLLRQITVEPWKS
- a CDS encoding ThiF family adenylyltransferase; this encodes MTSIQGDSRYARQVRYAAIGQSGQARLLEAHAVIVGVGALGCVIANHMARAGVGKLTLIDRDIVDRSNLQRQLLYDENDALNGTPKAIAAASRLSAINSGIRVISRVADLSSYNAESLLSEADIVMDGTDNFGVRYLINEFSVKHRIPWIYGGAVGASGMTLTIQPDSTPCLSCLFPVPPPGGALDTCETAGVLSPIIDTIASVQVMEAIKLLTGQPEALHGSLLQIDLWQHQWHSLSVKDARRASCPVCGERRFELLDGDETQETITAALCGRNTVQVSPARPLSIGLGTIESRLSKAGRTELNPYSLRLHLPGGITFLLFADGRALVMGTDEPLLARRTYAELMGE
- a CDS encoding molybdenum cofactor biosynthesis protein; the protein is MTNTWTISLFAGLAERIETRSVQLEWEESRLKAGQIKQRLADKFPQHADILSVSFLACNHSYANDETLVSCSDELALLPPVSGGTDKASQSEDQSSEHSRYAIIDSLIDVNGVLNKVYHPDHGAAIAFIGTTREWTAGQRTVTLEYEAYVPMAVSALAQIGEEISARWPGTLCAITHRTGTVGIGEISVVIAVSSSHRAASYEASRYAIERLKQKVPIWKKEVYEDGTEWKGHQLGPWDPTATLDTPEEK
- the moaA gene encoding GTP 3',8-cyclase MoaA, whose protein sequence is MPDLMDRFGRHHTYLRISVTDRCNLRCLYCMPEEGMVFMEQDKLLSYPQIIEVASAATKLGIRKFRITGGEPLVRPGLEQLIAGLSALPGVDDISLTTNGLLLAPQAAKLKQAGLKRVNISLDTMDATRFKFIARRGDLNKVWEGIEAAVQAGLTPIKLNCVLLKGVNEDEIGRFLKLSLEHPMHVRFIEYMPIGHDDAGWREHYLPLTRVIEEAGKLGYSLEQVEGPKGSGPSDNWRIAGGVGTFGLIHPISEHFCKSCNRLRLTADGHLKPCLYWVDELNVKPALGSPEAMERLFLKSMDIKPENHEMAALLAGEKQSHVPTERRMSQIGG
- a CDS encoding bifunctional metallophosphatase/5'-nucleotidase gives rise to the protein MNEATVTLTLLHTNDLHSHFEEASRIAGYFSRVRQEVDPDKLIAVDSGDFLDRARMETEGTKGFVNRAVVEYIGYDAVMLGNNEGLSYTPMELDVLFQGMSVPVVCANMVYQETARCPSWMVPEIKLTKSGVRIGMIGLTAPYNDYYELLGWKSADPLETLQAEIVRLRREVDVLILISHLGLRSDERIASSVDGIDLILGGHTHHLLEVPLFVGQTAICAAGKFGGHVGHLELELGSDNKLIKITGGSYSTVDFPRDFGLDNLVGEYREQAGRSMNREIAKLAKPLECRHDRESALPTLLASAIRQLADADMGLVNAGQFLRGLPAGPVTEETIHAICPSPINPCVVKLKGSWIVRSLEESLLPEFQDLEFRGFGFRGKVLGTLCLDGLDVTADLAEAPYHRVKEIKVNGVSLDEDRIYTVGTLDMFTFGVGYLGLKEGYDVRYFLPEFIRDIVAQALHDQRLLKDCETPRWRFR